The following coding sequences are from one Bradyrhizobium sp. 200 window:
- a CDS encoding AMP-binding protein — protein MDTFPKLLLHHARERGERPAIREKSRGIWRTVTWRELAEEAAALAAAASARGLQRGAHVALLGDNRPRLYAAMCAAHWLGAIAVPLYQDATADEIASSIQSANVTHVFAENQEQVDKLLEILPCCPTVQCIVYDKDRGMRHYSQRELVSYASLLQQGRELAAEKRDFLQAEAARGTGQDSAFVFFTSGTTGPAKGVVLTHASLIDRARVAAAMESLKDTDVAMAYLPPGWIGQNLFSYVQPMVVGYCVCCPESSETMLADMREMGPTYFLATPRVLEALLTQVSMRMEDTGGFNQRLYQAGMAVAHRIDAGKTVSLGNRLTAAACNFLIYGPLRDVLGMSNVRVAFTAGDAAAPALVTFFRALGINLKQLYGSTETGFFVAMQRDGQVKPDTVGPVADGVELKFTAQREILVRSPGMFKEYHRDPETTAQARNAEGWFHTGDAGYLGDDGHLRIIDRIKYVGALSDGTPHSPKLLENKLKFIPYIKEAVAFGDGRDMVCALIDIDMAAVGRWADKRSISYTGHADLASQDEVYELIAESIAKVNADLAQEPDLARSQIHRFLILHGELSADDGVLTRTGKLRRGVIAERYQPLVDAMYGGAKEVRVDVEGGHADINIHDAKVVGHGQIRSAA, from the coding sequence TTGGATACTTTTCCGAAGCTGCTTCTGCATCACGCTCGCGAACGGGGTGAACGTCCCGCCATCCGCGAAAAGAGCCGCGGCATCTGGCGTACCGTAACCTGGCGCGAACTGGCGGAAGAAGCCGCCGCGCTTGCAGCGGCAGCGTCGGCAAGAGGCCTGCAACGCGGCGCGCATGTCGCCTTGCTGGGCGACAACCGGCCGCGGCTATATGCCGCCATGTGCGCGGCGCACTGGCTCGGCGCCATCGCGGTGCCGCTCTATCAGGATGCGACGGCGGACGAGATTGCGTCGTCGATCCAGAGCGCGAACGTTACCCACGTCTTTGCCGAAAACCAGGAGCAGGTCGACAAGCTGCTTGAAATATTGCCGTGCTGTCCCACGGTTCAATGCATCGTCTACGACAAGGACCGCGGCATGCGCCACTACAGCCAGCGGGAGCTTGTCAGCTACGCGTCCCTGTTGCAGCAGGGCCGCGAGCTCGCTGCCGAAAAGCGTGACTTCCTGCAGGCCGAGGCCGCGCGCGGCACCGGCCAGGACTCCGCCTTTGTGTTCTTTACGTCGGGCACGACCGGCCCCGCCAAGGGCGTCGTGCTCACCCATGCCTCTCTGATCGATCGCGCGCGCGTCGCTGCGGCGATGGAGAGTCTGAAAGACACCGACGTGGCCATGGCCTACTTGCCGCCGGGCTGGATTGGCCAGAATCTGTTCAGTTACGTTCAGCCGATGGTCGTCGGCTATTGCGTTTGCTGTCCCGAATCGTCCGAGACCATGCTCGCCGATATGCGGGAGATGGGGCCGACCTATTTCCTGGCGACGCCTCGGGTTCTGGAGGCGCTGCTCACCCAGGTCTCGATGCGCATGGAGGATACGGGTGGGTTCAATCAACGTCTGTACCAGGCCGGCATGGCCGTAGCCCATCGCATCGATGCGGGCAAGACGGTCTCGCTCGGCAACCGCCTCACGGCGGCCGCGTGCAATTTCCTGATTTACGGTCCGCTGCGCGACGTCCTTGGCATGAGCAACGTGCGGGTGGCCTTCACCGCCGGTGACGCGGCCGCGCCCGCTTTGGTGACCTTTTTTCGCGCGCTCGGCATCAACTTAAAGCAGCTCTATGGCTCGACCGAGACCGGCTTCTTCGTCGCCATGCAGCGCGACGGCCAGGTCAAGCCGGATACGGTGGGGCCAGTGGCCGACGGCGTCGAACTGAAATTCACGGCGCAGCGTGAAATCCTGGTGCGCTCGCCCGGGATGTTCAAGGAGTATCACCGCGACCCGGAAACCACCGCGCAGGCAAGGAATGCCGAGGGCTGGTTCCACACCGGCGACGCCGGCTATCTCGGCGATGACGGGCATCTGCGGATCATCGACCGCATCAAGTATGTCGGTGCCCTGAGCGACGGCACGCCCCATTCGCCAAAACTGCTGGAAAACAAGCTCAAGTTCATTCCCTACATCAAGGAAGCCGTTGCTTTCGGCGATGGCCGGGACATGGTCTGCGCACTCATCGACATCGACATGGCCGCGGTCGGCCGATGGGCCGACAAGCGCAGCATCTCCTATACCGGCCACGCCGATCTCGCGTCGCAGGACGAGGTGTATGAGCTGATCGCCGAGAGCATCGCCAAGGTCAACGCCGATCTGGCACAGGAGCCCGATCTGGCGAGGTCGCAGATCCACCGCTTCCTGATCCTGCACGGCGAACTCAGTGCCGATGACGGCGTGCTGACGCGCACGGGCAAGCTGCGCCGCGGCGTGATTGCCGAGCGTTATCAGCCGCTCGTGGACGCCATGTACGGCGGGGCCAAGGAAGTGCGCGTCGACGTCGAGGGCGGTCACGCAGACATCAATATCCACGATGCCAAGGTCGTTGGCCATGGGCAAATCAGGAGTGCAGCGTGA
- a CDS encoding ABC transporter ATP-binding protein, producing the protein MNISAILQSSQRAFPVGAPILELDSISLRFGGVKALTNISFNVLEHEVRAIIGPNGAGKSSMLNVINGVYVPQEGSITLRGERLAGMKPTDAAKLGIARTFQNIALFKGMSVLDNIMAGRNLRMRATFLEVALQLPRARREEAASREAVEEIIEFLEIEHIRKTPVSRLPYGLQKRVELGRALAAEPKILLLDEPMAGMNIEEKQDMCRFILDVNDHYGTTIVLIEHDMGVVMDISDRVVVLDYGKKIGDGTPDEVRSDQNVIDAYLGVPH; encoded by the coding sequence GTGAACATTTCGGCCATTCTGCAATCGTCGCAACGGGCTTTTCCCGTCGGCGCGCCCATTCTCGAGCTTGACTCGATCTCGCTGCGGTTCGGCGGCGTCAAGGCACTGACCAACATCAGCTTCAATGTGCTGGAGCACGAAGTGCGGGCGATTATCGGCCCCAACGGCGCCGGCAAGAGCTCGATGCTCAACGTCATCAATGGCGTCTACGTCCCCCAGGAAGGAAGCATCACCCTTCGAGGCGAACGCCTGGCGGGCATGAAGCCGACGGACGCCGCCAAACTCGGCATCGCCCGGACCTTTCAGAACATCGCCTTGTTCAAGGGCATGTCGGTGCTGGACAACATCATGGCCGGTCGAAACCTGCGCATGCGCGCGACCTTTCTCGAGGTCGCCCTGCAACTGCCCCGCGCCCGGCGGGAGGAAGCTGCGAGCCGCGAAGCGGTCGAGGAAATCATCGAGTTTCTCGAGATCGAGCACATCCGCAAGACACCCGTATCGCGTTTGCCATACGGACTGCAGAAGCGCGTCGAGCTCGGCCGCGCGCTTGCCGCGGAACCGAAGATCCTGCTGCTCGACGAGCCGATGGCCGGCATGAACATCGAGGAAAAGCAGGACATGTGCCGCTTCATCCTCGACGTCAACGATCACTACGGCACCACCATCGTGCTGATCGAACACGACATGGGCGTGGTGATGGACATCTCCGATCGCGTCGTCGTGCTCGATTACGGCAAGAAGATCGGCGACGGCACACCCGACGAGGTGCGGTCGGACCAGAACGTCATCGATGCCTATCTCGGCGTCCCACACTGA
- a CDS encoding branched-chain amino acid ABC transporter permease — MPDFWFFLEVLVGGLLSGTMYALVALGFVLIYKASSVFNFAQGAMVFFAVLSFVGFMELGLPFWAALPVTVGLMILVGMGTERFVLRPLVNQSEDTLLMATIGLAFVIEGVAQLAWGVDVRRLDLGIRDEPINWVMDTTGMLVSQLDVTAAAVAGIMVAALALLFSHTKVGRGLRAVADDHAAALSIGIPLKHIWMLVWATAGVVALVAGMLWGARSGVQFALVWVALKALPVLIIGGFTSVPGVILAGLIVGAVEKLGEVFIGPFFGGGIEGWAPYMLAVLFLLIRPEGLFGEKIIRRV, encoded by the coding sequence ATGCCGGACTTTTGGTTTTTCCTCGAGGTTTTGGTCGGTGGGCTGCTTTCGGGCACCATGTACGCGCTGGTCGCACTTGGCTTCGTGCTCATCTACAAGGCCTCGTCGGTGTTCAACTTCGCGCAAGGCGCGATGGTGTTCTTTGCGGTGCTGTCCTTTGTCGGCTTCATGGAGCTCGGGCTGCCGTTCTGGGCCGCGCTGCCCGTCACCGTCGGCCTGATGATCCTTGTCGGCATGGGTACTGAACGCTTCGTTCTGCGTCCGCTGGTGAATCAGAGCGAGGACACGCTGTTGATGGCCACGATCGGTCTCGCCTTCGTTATCGAAGGCGTCGCGCAACTGGCCTGGGGCGTCGACGTCCGGCGCCTTGATCTCGGCATCCGCGACGAGCCGATCAACTGGGTGATGGACACGACGGGCATGCTCGTCAGCCAGCTCGACGTCACGGCGGCGGCGGTCGCCGGCATCATGGTAGCGGCGCTGGCGCTATTGTTCTCGCACACCAAGGTCGGGCGCGGCTTGCGCGCGGTCGCGGACGACCATGCCGCGGCGCTGTCGATCGGCATTCCCTTGAAGCACATCTGGATGCTCGTTTGGGCCACGGCCGGCGTCGTTGCGCTCGTTGCCGGCATGCTGTGGGGCGCACGCAGCGGCGTTCAATTCGCGCTGGTGTGGGTCGCGCTCAAGGCGTTGCCGGTCCTGATCATCGGTGGCTTCACCTCGGTGCCGGGCGTCATCCTCGCCGGCCTGATCGTGGGCGCGGTCGAAAAGCTCGGTGAGGTCTTCATCGGCCCGTTCTTCGGCGGCGGCATCGAGGGGTGGGCCCCATACATGCTCGCCGTTCTCTTCCTGCTGATCAGGCCGGAAGGCCTGTTCGGCGAAAAGATCATCCGGCGCGTCTGA